In Rhodospirillum rubrum ATCC 11170, a genomic segment contains:
- a CDS encoding EscU/YscU/HrcU family type III secretion system export apparatus switch protein: MATSDQTKGGGRPAGGSDRERGKPDESLAIALAYEPVDGAPPPRVIATGRGAVADQIIALAFAHGVKVRQDADLARVLSAVDLDSEIPVEAFVAVAEILAYVYRANRQAAESQPEAPLAAEQP; encoded by the coding sequence TTGGCGACCAGCGATCAGACAAAAGGGGGCGGCCGGCCCGCGGGCGGAAGCGACCGCGAGAGGGGCAAACCCGACGAATCGCTGGCCATCGCCCTGGCCTATGAGCCCGTTGATGGCGCGCCTCCCCCCCGGGTGATCGCGACGGGACGGGGAGCGGTGGCCGACCAGATCATCGCCCTGGCCTTCGCCCATGGGGTCAAGGTCCGCCAGGACGCCGATCTCGCCCGTGTTCTGTCCGCCGTCGATCTGGACTCGGAAATTCCCGTCGAGGCCTTCGTCGCCGTCGCCGAAATCCTCGCCTATGTCTATCGCGCCAACCGACAGGCCGCCGAAAGCCAGCCCGAGGCGCCCCTGGCGGCGGAGCAGCCTTGA
- the flgB gene encoding flagellar basal body rod protein FlgB, which produces MAKMRLDWSAQRQKVLSENIANADTPNYRSHDLKSLNFKNLAMSEASKVAMVRTDAGHLAPGIPEPGPYREVTERFPYESAADGNEVVLEEQMSALSDTKNQYNLSIELVKKHLNMIKIATRAGR; this is translated from the coding sequence ATGGCGAAGATGCGCCTGGACTGGTCCGCCCAGCGCCAGAAGGTGCTGTCGGAGAATATCGCCAATGCCGACACGCCTAATTACCGCTCCCATGACCTCAAAAGCCTGAACTTCAAGAATCTGGCGATGAGCGAGGCGTCGAAGGTGGCGATGGTGCGCACCGACGCCGGTCACCTAGCCCCCGGCATTCCCGAACCCGGCCCCTACCGCGAGGTCACCGAGCGCTTCCCCTATGAAAGCGCCGCCGATGGCAACGAGGTGGTGCTGGAGGAGCAGATGAGCGCGCTCAGCGACACCAAGAACCAGTACAACCTGTCGATCGAGCTGGTTAAAAAGCACCTCAACATGATCAAGATCGCCACCCGCGCCGGCCGTTAA